In the genome of Chitinivibrio alkaliphilus ACht1, one region contains:
- a CDS encoding AAA family ATPase, which yields MKIIEIGGKNLNSLTGEWRVDFTHPAFESSGIFAITGPTGAGKSTILDALCMALYGKTPRLDKVTAGQNDIMSRHRGECSARVIFETRQGRYCAHWYQKRARKKSGGNLQPPKWEVSLLPEGTILEDSLRNMPARMEEITGMDFHRFTRSMLLAQGQFDSFLRAEKGDRGEMLEQITGTTIYSHISQKVHEYTTEQKAELDRLRGGMDSVSLMSKEEVEAVQKDRDAAKDEQETLQKGLAADSALRQRCIHKEALQKKQGDLSREIEEHTHREEAFAPQKKRLAWARRAADIEGLFQRCSTVRTQKKGEEKKLAEKENERPRLQKEYEEAQKKREEVERRIQAFERDKKEAQELFLQVRNLDKDIDTAQKELDRRTQEKKKVREKETSENECYTKVEDALKKLEKRREEVAAYLRQNASAKTLVASCEHLCDELSRYEALYGEIQRAQGELLGMDTTLKKYRETWRREKNACEEAEKGLKACEKEVAFQEKRLEEILKGRLLREYRSRREHLLEKRTYEEKIRSFSEERTKLKKDTPCPLCGAREHPFVTEYSSSVSEIDRELSELKDRITRAETAEEQLRTLGNKKEHLRDEEAQRRNTFTEVEAEGRRLREKREEQDAQEKKLRGQRDEWGKELREKLAPYGISLSSETTLSQVRTKLTGLRDTWLTYSEEAQNIEKEYIRLQQEREARHASREEIRTRLRECSEKLAEQTAFVEDLRKKRYELFGSRDVAEEEHILEEEGRNIHWDREAAQKEGETAQREYQRCTTQIEDILSKIQDIDTELGAVEKEFQKAREAAGFESEEALCAARMTVSEREELARREQELSEQRIGLSKSLEQVEADLAREEENPVEESRESLEARIGETEAALKKIQHRVSELDYTLREEERKKQERAQKQEEIARQEEEYARWSALHSLIGSADGKKFRTFAQSLTFRTMVAQANRELKKMSDRYILTMDEAEPLTLSVIDQYQGGEIRSTKNLSGGESFLISLALALGLSHMGGNRVRVDSLFLDEGFGTLDEDSLETAVNALSHLHEEGKTIGVISHVAALKDGIEPRIEIVPGVGGNSRITGPGCSMKKEPE from the coding sequence ATGAAGATCATTGAAATCGGGGGAAAAAATCTCAACTCCCTCACGGGTGAGTGGCGGGTTGATTTTACCCATCCCGCCTTTGAATCATCCGGTATTTTTGCAATCACGGGCCCCACGGGGGCGGGCAAATCCACCATTCTCGATGCGCTCTGTATGGCCCTCTATGGAAAAACCCCCCGTCTTGACAAAGTGACGGCGGGGCAAAACGATATTATGTCGCGGCACCGGGGGGAGTGTAGTGCCCGGGTGATTTTTGAGACACGGCAGGGGCGATACTGCGCCCACTGGTATCAAAAACGGGCCCGTAAAAAAAGCGGCGGTAATCTGCAACCGCCCAAATGGGAGGTTTCTCTTTTGCCTGAAGGTACCATACTGGAAGACTCCCTGCGGAATATGCCTGCACGCATGGAGGAGATAACGGGGATGGATTTTCACCGTTTTACCCGCTCCATGCTTCTTGCTCAGGGACAGTTTGATTCCTTTCTCCGTGCAGAAAAGGGCGATCGGGGAGAAATGCTGGAGCAGATTACGGGGACGACCATCTATTCCCATATTTCCCAAAAAGTGCATGAGTATACGACAGAACAGAAGGCTGAACTTGACCGGCTTCGGGGGGGCATGGACAGCGTATCCCTCATGTCGAAGGAGGAGGTGGAGGCCGTACAAAAAGATCGTGATGCGGCAAAGGATGAACAGGAAACCCTTCAAAAAGGCCTTGCTGCGGATTCGGCCCTGAGACAGCGTTGTATACACAAGGAGGCCCTGCAAAAAAAACAGGGGGATCTTTCCAGAGAAATTGAAGAGCATACCCACCGCGAAGAAGCCTTTGCGCCGCAGAAAAAACGCCTTGCATGGGCCCGCCGTGCCGCCGATATTGAAGGACTTTTTCAACGGTGTAGCACGGTTCGTACACAAAAAAAAGGGGAAGAAAAAAAGCTGGCCGAAAAGGAAAATGAGCGTCCCCGCCTGCAAAAAGAGTATGAAGAAGCGCAAAAAAAGAGGGAGGAGGTGGAACGCCGCATCCAGGCCTTTGAACGGGATAAAAAAGAGGCCCAGGAGCTTTTCTTGCAGGTGCGCAATCTGGATAAGGATATCGACACCGCTCAAAAAGAGTTAGATCGCCGTACACAGGAAAAAAAGAAGGTGCGTGAAAAGGAAACCTCTGAGAATGAGTGTTATACAAAGGTTGAGGATGCTCTCAAAAAGCTGGAAAAACGCCGTGAGGAAGTTGCGGCCTATCTTCGCCAAAATGCTTCTGCAAAAACGCTGGTGGCATCCTGTGAGCACCTGTGTGATGAACTCTCGCGTTATGAAGCTCTTTACGGGGAGATACAACGGGCGCAGGGCGAACTTTTGGGTATGGATACAACCCTGAAGAAGTATCGGGAGACATGGCGCCGTGAAAAAAACGCCTGTGAAGAGGCTGAAAAGGGATTGAAGGCCTGTGAGAAGGAGGTGGCGTTTCAGGAGAAGCGTTTGGAGGAGATTCTGAAAGGACGCCTCCTGCGGGAGTATCGCAGCAGGCGTGAACACCTTCTGGAAAAGCGCACCTATGAAGAAAAAATCCGCTCCTTTTCCGAGGAGCGTACAAAGCTCAAAAAAGATACCCCCTGTCCACTCTGTGGAGCAAGGGAGCATCCCTTTGTCACGGAGTACAGCAGTTCTGTTTCAGAAATAGACCGGGAGCTTTCTGAGCTGAAAGATCGTATTACCCGGGCTGAAACGGCGGAGGAGCAACTGCGCACGCTTGGAAACAAAAAGGAGCACCTCCGTGATGAAGAGGCACAGCGTCGAAACACATTTACGGAAGTGGAGGCAGAGGGGCGTCGTCTGCGGGAGAAACGGGAGGAGCAGGACGCGCAGGAAAAAAAACTTCGGGGACAGCGTGATGAATGGGGCAAAGAGCTGCGTGAAAAGCTTGCGCCCTATGGTATCTCCCTTTCATCGGAGACTACTCTTTCCCAAGTGCGTACAAAGCTTACAGGACTTCGTGATACCTGGCTTACATATTCGGAGGAGGCTCAGAATATAGAAAAAGAATACATACGTCTTCAGCAGGAACGTGAGGCCCGCCATGCTTCCCGTGAAGAAATTCGTACCAGGCTGCGGGAATGTTCTGAAAAACTGGCTGAGCAGACTGCCTTTGTGGAAGATTTGCGGAAAAAACGGTATGAGCTTTTTGGGTCCAGGGATGTGGCAGAGGAGGAGCATATTCTGGAAGAGGAGGGTCGGAATATACACTGGGATCGTGAGGCAGCACAAAAAGAAGGGGAAACAGCTCAAAGGGAGTATCAACGCTGTACAACCCAGATAGAAGATATTCTATCAAAGATTCAGGATATTGATACAGAGCTTGGTGCCGTGGAAAAGGAGTTTCAGAAAGCCCGTGAAGCGGCAGGCTTTGAGAGCGAAGAAGCCCTTTGTGCCGCTCGTATGACTGTCTCAGAGCGGGAGGAGCTTGCCCGGCGTGAACAAGAGCTTTCGGAACAGCGTATCGGCCTGTCTAAGAGCTTGGAGCAGGTGGAAGCTGATCTTGCCCGGGAAGAGGAAAACCCCGTGGAAGAAAGCCGGGAGAGCCTGGAAGCACGTATTGGGGAAACAGAAGCTGCTCTGAAGAAGATACAGCACCGGGTGAGTGAGCTTGACTATACCCTGCGTGAGGAGGAGCGGAAAAAACAGGAGCGTGCGCAAAAACAAGAGGAGATAGCCCGGCAGGAGGAGGAGTATGCCCGGTGGAGTGCCCTGCACAGTCTTATCGGGTCTGCCGATGGAAAGAAATTCCGCACCTTTGCCCAGTCTCTCACCTTTCGCACCATGGTGGCTCAGGCAAACCGTGAGTTGAAAAAAATGAGCGACCGCTATATCCTCACCATGGATGAGGCAGAACCCCTCACCCTCAGTGTGATTGATCAGTATCAGGGCGGGGAGATCCGCTCCACCAAAAATCTTTCCGGGGGGGAGTCCTTTCTGATAAGTCTTGCCCTTGCCCTGGGATTGTCCCACATGGGGGGTAACAGGGTGCGTGTGGATTCTCTCTTTCTCGATGAAGGCTTTGGTACCCTTGATGAAGACTCCCTTGAAACGGCAGTAAATGCCCTGTCACACCTCCATGAGGAGGGGAAAACCATTGGGGTTATTTCTCACGTGGCTGCCCTGAAAGACGGGATTGAACCGCGCATTGAAATTGTTCCCGGCGTGGGAGGAAACAGCCGGATTACGGGCCCGGGCTGTTCTATGAAGAAGGAGCCGGAGTAG